CGCAGTCCATCTTTTCCAGAAAACGCAACGTACGTTTGGTGCCGTCACCCGCCGACCATTTGCCCTTGCCGCCGGAGCCTTTCCGGATGTGGAAATCCTCCAGAAGCACAGGGAAGCGGAACTCCAGGACTTCCGGATCGGTCAGGCGCGAGTTGGTCATGTGCACATGAACACCGTCCGTACCCTTGAAGCCGGGGCCTGCCGGGGAGCCTGAGCAGATGGTTTCATAGTACTGGTAGGTGTCGTTGCCGAAGGTCAGGTTGTTCATCGACCCTTGGCTGTTTGCCATCGCGCCAAGTGCTGCAAAGACTGCATTGGTGACGTGCTGGGACGTCTCCACATTGCCCGCAACAACGGCTGCCGGATAAGACGGGCGCAACATGCAATCGTCCGGGATGATGATGTTGATCGGCTTCAGGCAGCCGGCGTTCATCGGGATATCGCCGTCAACCATCACGCGGAAGCAATAGAGGATTGCAGCCCGGGTGACCGGTTCTGGCGCATTGAAGTTGTTCGGCTTAACGGCGGAGGTGCCGGTGAAATCGACCGTTGCCTCGCGCTTGTCTTTATCGACCGTGATCTTGACCTTGATGGTTGAGCCTTGGTCTGTCGGGTATTCGTACTCTGAGTCTTTCAGGGCTTCGATGACCCGCCGCACGCTCTCTTCGGCGTTGTCCTGAACATGGCCCATATAGGCCTGAACGACGTCCAGACCGAAGTGGGACACCATCTTGCGCAATTCCTGAATGCCCTTTTCATTGGCCGCGACCTGTGCGGAGAGGTCGGCAACGTTCTGATGCGGGTTTCTGGCCGGATAGGCGTGATCCGTCAGCAGGTTGACGAGTTCGGCCTCGCAGAAACGGCCCTGATCGACGAGCTTGAAGTTGTCGAAGAGGACACCTTCCTCGTCCACCTTGGTGGCAAGCGGGGTCATGGAACCCGGCGCGGAGCCGCCGACATCTGCGTGGTGACCGCGGGACGCGGCCCAGAACAGGATCTCCTTGCCTGCATTGTCGAAAACCGGCGAGACGACCGTGATGTCCGGCAGGTGTGTGCCGCCATTATACGGAGCGTTCAGCGCAAACACATCGCCCGGCTTGATCTTGCCCATGTTCAGCTTGATCACGGTTTCAACGGACCGGTCCATGGACCCAAGGTGCACCGGCATGTGCGGCGCGTTGGCGACCAGGGCGCCGCTGGCATCAAAGACGGCGCAGGAGAAGTCAAGGCGTTCCTTGATGTTCACCGAATAGGCTGTGTTCTGCAGCGTGACACCCATCTGTTCGGCGATGGACATGAAGAGGTTGTTGAACACCTCCAGCATGACCGGATCGGCGTGGGTGCCGATGGCGTCGGCCCGCTTGAGCGGCACAACCCGGTGAAGGATGACATGATCCTTGGCGTTGATCTCGGCCTGCCAGCCATCTTCGACGGCAATGGTCGCATGCGGTTCAATGATCACCGCCGGACCCATGACTTTCATACCGGGCTTGAGGGTCTCACGCTTGAAGATACCGGCATCATGCCACTGGCCTTCGGAGTAAATCCGTGTGCCTTTTGCTGCGGCTGGAACATCGGACGCCAAGGTAAGGTCCGGCTCGACAAGACCTGCGCCGCCGCCGGCGGTTTCCACCTCAAGGGCTTCGACCACCACCGGCTTGTTGTCATAGGCAAAGCCGAATTGCTTCTTGTGCGCATCCTCAAAGGCTGCGCGCATTTCATCAACTGTGCCGAGAAGAACAGGCAGGGGGGTGTCGGTGCCGTCATAGCGCAAATGTGCAGTCGCGACCGTCCGGCGGGCGTCTTCTGTCACACCCTGTCTGTCGAGTTCGGCTTCGGTCTGGGCGCTGAGGTCCTTGCGCAGCGCATCCAGCTCGGGAAGCAGCTCCTCGGTCATGGTTTTGACGACCGCTTTTTGACGGTCAGCGCGAATGTCGGCAAGGCCCATGCCGTAGGCGGACAAGATGCCGGAGAACGGATGCAGGATGACCGTCTTCATGCCGAGGCTGTCGGCGACCTTGCAGCCGGTCTGGCCGCCCGCGCCGCCAAAGCAGGTCAGGGCGTATTCGGTGACATCATAGCCGCGCTGAACGGAAATCTTCTTGATGGCATTTGCCATGTTTTCGACAGCGATTTTCAGGAAGCCGTCAGCGACTTCCTCCGGTGCCCGGCCGTCACCGATCTGGCTTGCCAGTGTGGCAAACCTCTCACGCACCACATCGCCATCCAGCGGCTGATCCTGGTTCGGGCCGAAGATTTTCGGAAAGAATTCCGGCGCCAGTTTGCCGGTCATCAGGTTCGCATCGGTGACGGTCAAAGGACCGCCGCGGCGGTAACAAGCGGGGCCCGGGTTGGCGCCCGCACTGTCCGGACCGACCTTGAACCGGCCGTCCGCATAATGGAGGATCGAGCCGCCGCCAGCTGCGACCGTGTGGATCATCATCATCGGCGCGCGCATGCGCACACCGGCAACTTCCGTTTCAAAGGCGCGCTCATAGTCGCCATCATAGTGGCAGACATCCGTTGAGGTGCCGCCCATGTCGAAGCCGATGATCTTGTCATAACCGGCCATTGCCGAGGTTTCGACAGCACCGACAACACCGCCCGCCGGACCGGAGAGGATCGCGTCCTTGCCCTGAAACAGGTCCGCAGCAGTCAGACCGCCGGAGGACTGCATGAACATCAGGCGCGGGCCTTCGCCCAGCTCTTCCTGAACTTGGTTCACATAACGGCGCAGGATCGGAGACAGGTAGGCATCAACGATGGTGGTGTCGCCGCGACCGACCAGTTTCATCAGCGGCGAGACTTCATGAGAGACCGAAATCTGCGGGAAGCCGATCTCTTGGGCGATTTTCTTCAGAGCTTGCTCGTGGGCCGGGTAGGCGTAAGCGTGCATCAGGACGATTGCGATGGAACGGATCCCAGCGTCCCAAGCGGCCTGCATTTCGCTACGGGCCCGTGCTTCATCAAGAGCCTGTTCGAGAGTGCCGTCAGCCTGCACGCGTTCCGAAATCTCATAGACGCGCTCATAAAGCAGTTCCGGCTTGATGATTTCCTTGGCGAAGATGTGCGGGCGGGCCTGATAGCCGATCTCCAGCGCGTCCCGGAAACCGCGCGTGATGAAGAGGGCGGTGCGCTCACCCTTGCGCTCCAGCAGCGCGTTGGTGGCAACGGTTGTGCCCATCTTGACCGTCGCGACCTTGTCCGACGGGATTGGTTGACCCTTTTCAACGCCGAGAAGTTCGCGAATGCCTTGAATGGCGGCATCACGGTAGGCTTCCGGGTTTTCTGACAAGACCTTGTGTGGATGGAGGGTTCCGTCCGGTGCGCGGCCAACGATGTCCGTAAATGTGCCGCCGCGATCGATCCAAAAGTCCCACTTGGCTGTCATTTTATCCCTCATCTTTATGTTTTCCTGCCGGCGATAGACCTGCCGGGCAGACGCGTTATCCGCCATCGATGGATTTATGCTGACATTTTATCGATAAAATGTCGATGAAAAAATCGAATTTTCTTTTACCCGGAGTTTAAGGCTTGTTTTGTATGCGTCTTTTTGAGGGAGCCAAAGCGCGGGATGATGTGCACATGAAGAGTACTGGTGGTTCAAACCCGCTCACCGAGTCGGGAACGTTCCGCTATGGATTGCGCATGAGTAATCCAGTGGCGGACAGTGTTCTCATGTTCACTCTGACTTTTGTTGGGGCTGTGCTGGTTCTGAGGTTTGGGTTTGAAATATTAAAGATGGTCTTCGCGGAACGTCCCATGTTTCCGGACTTCGTGAGTTTCTGGTCTGCGGGTTTTTTTGCGGTCCAGGGAGCCGCAGTTGAGGCCTACAATTATCAGCTTCTAAATTCATTTCAGTTTGAAGAGTTCGGTCAAGGAGAACTCCCATTTCTCTATCCGCCGACCTGGTTGATGGTGATTTCGCCATTTTCCATGTTGCCTTATCGGCCCTCTGCGCTTTTGTTTGAGGCGCTTCAAGTCATCGCGTTGGCAGTGGCTTGCAGGTATTTGCTGCGTGACCGGGCAATTCTCTGGATCCTGATTTTCTTTCCGACAGTGATCTCCGGGATCATTCACGGGCAAAACGCCGTGCTCAATACTGCGCTATTGGCCGGAGCACTTGGAGCGCTGGATCGTGATCGGCCGGTTCTTGCCGGCATTCTGATTGGATTGCTGAGCTACAAGCCTCAATTGGGAATCTTGATCCCGTTTGCACTTTTGGCCGGTCGTGAATACCGAGCATTTGCATCAGCCGCCGTGACGACCTTGTTATTTGCCACTGCTAGCTGGGTTGTCTTTGGGGCGGAGGTCTGGCGCGCGTTTATTGAGACCATTGCGTTTGCTCGCGACTGGCTGGAAAGCGGCCAAACGCCGGCAAACAAATATGCCTCCATTCTAGGTTGGTTACGCCAATTCGGGGTTGGAAACACGGCTGGAATGATTGTACAAGTTGGCTTCGCTTTGGCATCGGTTGGAGCTGTTGTGTGGTCATGGCGCCAGGATCTGCCGATGACCCTCAAGGGCAGTTTACTGGTTATCGGGACATGCCTCTCTACGCCTTACTTGCTGGACTATGATCTGGCTCTTTTGGTTATTCCTGTGTTGCTGCTTATCCAGCAGGGGAATGAGAGCGGGTATCTGAGTTTTGAGAAATTAAGCATTGCGCTCGCCGTGTTTAGCTTCCTTTTTACAAGCCTCTGGGGCGTCCAAATGCCTATTACGGCGATTGGGGTGCCATCGATTGTTTTGTTTGCTCTCGTTCTGCGCCGCGCTGTCGTGGGGCAGCGGGCAGGTTTTGGCCAGACCAGCTGTCCCGCATGAGACATCATCGTTTGCCAAGTTCGCCCACCATTCTAAAACCGATCTTCAGGTCTACGACCGATCTACCGGGCTAGATAAACCTTAGCAGCACCCCTTAGCAGTCCTAAAACGGGTCTCCGCGGCACCTCGGATATCATTGCAGAGGTGAGGCGAAGACATACATATACGCGGTATGGTAGAGAAGGCCTAATTTACCTTTCAATAATTGTATTAAAACATCCAATTCTGTGTCGGAGAATTCGAGTTACTCCCCGGGAGGCTTTGTTTTTCCGTGCTTCTGAGATTTTTGAAAAGAATTTATCGATAAAATGTTGATGTTTTATCTTTTCCGGATTAGCGTTTAGTTGGCAGCCGTGGATGGGCGTTCGCAGAAAACGCCGTCATGCTGCCCTGCTCAGGTTCAAGAAACCCCTTTGCTTCTAAGAGGAGAACATCATGTTGAAGTCACGATCCCTGGCAAAGGCCGGGATGACGTTTGCCGCTGCTGCCGCCTTTGGCGTTGCAGGCCTTACTGCCGCTGCTGCCGAAACCAAGTGGGACATGCCGACCCCATATGGTGATAGCAATTTCCACACCCAGAACATTGCAGCGTTCGCCGATGAAGTTGCAGACAAGACTGGCGGCTCACTGACAATTCAACTTCATTCAGCTGGATCGCTTTTCAAGCATCCAGAAATCAAGAACGCGGTCCGTAAGGGCCTGGCACCGATCGGTGAGGTTCTGGTGTCGCGTCTTTCAAACGAAGATGCTGTCTTCGGCGTGGATTCTGTTCCGTTCCTCGCCCCGTCTTATGACCAGGCTTGGAAACTGTATCAGGCGTCCAAACCGGCGCTTGAAGAAAAACTTGCCGAACAGGGCCTTCAGCTCCTCTACACGGTGCCGTGGCCGCCACAGGGCATTTACGCGAAAAACGAAGTGACAAAAGGTTCTGACCTGTCCGGACTGAAATTCCGCGCCTACAATGCGGCGACTGAGCGTCTTGCGATTTTGGCAGACGCCATCCCGACGCAGATTGAAGTGCCGGATATTCCGACCGCATTCTCGACAGGCCGTGTCGAGGCCATGATCACATCCCCGTCCACCGGTGCCAACTCCAAGGCCTGGGACTTCCTGACCCATTATCATGACACGCAGGCCTGGTTGCCGAAGAATATGGTGATCGTCAACAAGTCTGCATTTGACGCGTTGAACGATGCGGAAAAGTCTGCAGTTCTGGAAGCTGCCGCCACGGCTGAAACCCGCGGTTGGGAAGCCTCAAAAGTTGAGACCAAGTCCAAGACTGCAGTTCTTGCCGAAAACGGCATCACCGTTGTCCAGCCGAGCAGCGAACTGATTGCAGATCTTGCCGCAATCGGTGAGACAATGGCCACAGAATGGCAAGAACAGGCCGGCGAAGATGGTACTGCCATCCTGGAAGCCTACAAGGCCAACTAAGACTGGAAAGCGCCGGGCCTGAACTGCCCGGCGTTTTTCTTTCTGCCGCTAAATATTGGGGGAGAGCGGATGCGAAATGCGCTCAATGGATTGTACAAGACGGCAACGGTTTTGGCTGCCTGCTGTCTTGTGACAATTGCTCTACTTGTATCTCTTCAGGTCATGGGGCGGCTGCTGGACGGTGCACGCGGCCTGGTCGGCCTGGAACCACTGGGATTGTTGGTTCCGTCGCTCGCTGAAATCGCCGGTTTCTTTCTCGTCGGCGCATCCTTTCTGGCGCTGGCCGGAACACTGCGCAACGGGGACCATATCCGGGTTTCCATTCTTTTGCAGGGTGTGGGCCCGGCCGTTGCCCGGCTCCTGAATATCTGGGCCCTAGCCGTTGCGTTCGCTCTCGCTGCGTATTTTACCTGGCACGCTTTGGCACTGGTACTGGACAGCTACCGCTACAACGAAGTGTCTTTCGGCATCATTCCGATCCCGCTCATGTTTCCGCAGGCAGTCATGACACTCGGGCTCTTCGTCCTTGCGATTGCGCTGCTGGATGATCTCGTCACATCCTTGACCGGAAAAGCGCCAAGTTATGAAACCGTCGTTCGCGACGACCCGATTGAAGGGAGCGAGTAATGGATTTTTCTCTTCTATCCTTCTTGCTTGGCTTGGGCATGCTGGCCGCGCTTGCCACGGGCATATGGGTGGCGGTTGCGCTGTTCGCCGTCGCTCTTGCTACGATGATGCTGCTGGTCTCTGTTCCAGCCGGGCCGGTCATGGCGACCACAGTCTGGGGCGCGTCTCACCACTGGGACCTCACGGCCTTGCCGATGTTTATCTGGATGGGAGAAATCCTGTTTAGGTCGCGGTTGTCGGAAGACATGTTTGCCGGATTGTCGCCCTGGATGCGGAACCTGCCTGGCCGCCTTTTGCACGTGAACATCCTGGGCTGCGGGATATTTGCGGCTGTGTCAGGCTCTTCCGCCGCAACGGCCGCAACGGTTGGCCGAATGTCTTTGCCGGAGCTGAGAAGCCGTGGCTATGACGAGAAACTGGCGATCGGCACTTTGGCCGGGTCCGCAACCCTTGGCTTGCTTATCCCGCCGTCGATCATTTTGATCGTTTACGGCGCAGCTACCGAGCAGTCGATTGCGCGGCTCTTCATGGCAGGTGTCTTGCCTGGCGCGATGTTGTGTCTTTTGTTCATGGGCTATGTCGCAGTTTGGGCGATGCTGAACCGTGACAAGATGCCGGCCAAGGAAGAAAAGCTTCCGCTCTGGACGCAGATCAAAGCGACGCGGCGCCTCTTCCCGGTTATTGGTCTGATTATTGGCGTCATCGGCTCGATCTATGCTGGTCTTGCCTCGCCAACGGAAGCTGCTGCAATCGGCGTCGTGCTGGCGCTTTTGTTGTCCTGGGTGTCCGGGACCTTGAACCGCAAGAGTTTTGCGGACGGTCTCCTGGGCGCGACACGCACATCCTGCATGATTGCGTTCATTCTTGCGGGTGCGGCCTTCCTGACCGTCGCGATGGGGTACACAGGCATCCCTCGGGAGCTGGCCTCCTGGATCGGCGGAATGGACATGTCACCGTACGTGCTCTTATTCGCGCTGACGATCTTCTTCGTTGTCCTCGGCTGTTTCCTGGACGGGATTTCCGTTGTGGTTCTAACCACATCCGTGATCCTGCCCATGGTGGAGCAGGCTGGCCTTGATCTGATCTGGTTTGGGATTTTCATCGTTCTTGTCGTTGAAATGAGTCAGATCACACCTCCAGTCGGCTTCAACCTGTTTGTTATTCAGGGAATGACGGGGCGCAACATCTTCTCCGTTGCACGTATGGCTTTGCCGTTCTTCCTGTTGATGGTTGTGGCGCTGGTTCTGCTTGTCGCCTTCCCGGGGTTGGCCCTGTGGTTGCCTCAGACGATGTTGAGCAATTAAAAGGGCATTCCAGAACAACTTGAGAGAACGATTAATGACTGAGCGACCGAAACCCAACTCCGATGCCCAAATTGGTCCTGTGGTTTCGGCCGCTCATCTTGCGTCCGGTGCCATGCCGGCCCTCTCGGAAATCGAGTTTGCCGTCACGATGATGGTCAACGCATATCATCGCTGGATGGTCCGTTGTATGGCTGCCAGTGGCTCGGAGGGGCTCGGCCCTCTTGATGTCTTGGTTCTCCACTCGGTCAATCACCGCGGGCGCGCTAAGACACTGTCCGATATTTGTCTGGTCCTGAACATCGAAGACACGCATACGGTGACCTACGCGCTCAAAAAACTTGAGAAAGCCGGACTGATTACCTCTGGTCGGCGCGGCAAGGAAAAAACCGCTGAGATCACCCCCGAGGGTGAGACCGCATGCATGGAATATCGACGCTTGCGGGAGGCGCTCCTGGTCGAGCCCATGAAAGCGCTTGGGCTCGATGAGAGCGAACTCTCCCGGCTTGCCGCAACCCTTCGCCTCGTTTCCGGAAACTACGACCAAGCCGCCCGCGCTGCAGCTGCCATGTAAAAATGGTTCTGCGGCCCCTAAAGCAGTTTTTCGTTTTAATACTGCAATAATTCTTGTAGTATCGAATTATGAGATCAGATGATGCAATTATGGCTCTTGGCGCTCTCGCCCAGGAAGACCGGCTGGCGGCTTTCAGGCTGTTGATGATGGAGGGAGACCAAGGTCTTCCGTCCGGCGCAATCGCAGAGCGCCTCGACGTAGCGCCCACCAGGATGTCCTTCCATCTGGCAACTCTGGAAAAAGCCGGGCTTTTGAACACGCGCCGGGAAGGGCGGCACATCCATTACTCCGTCGACTATCTGAGGATGCGATCCTTGCTTGGATTTCTCATCGAAGACTGTTGCGGCAACAATCCCGATATCTGCTGCTTTCCCATCAGCGCCCCCAATCAGGAAACACACTAAAATGACCATCACAATTTACCACAATCCGAAATGTGGGACGTCCCGGAACACGCTGGAGATGATCCGCAAGGCTGGCGTTGACCCAGTCGTGATCGAGTATTTGAAAACGCCGCCATCCCGCGACGAGCTGGTGAATTTGATCGCAAGAATGGAGATTTCAGTCCGCGATTTGCTCCGCCAGAAGGGGACACCTTTTGATGAACTGGGGCTTGGCGATGAGAAATGGACCGATGACCAGTTGATCGACTTCATGATGGAGCACCCGATCTTGATCAACCGACCTGTCGTCGTGAGCGACAAGGGTGTCCGGCTCTGCAGGCCCTCAGAAAGGGTCGTTGATTTGCTTCCGGTCGATATCGGCGCATTCACAAAGGAAGATGGGGAAGTGGTCAACGCCGGGAGCACAAATGTTTGACGGAAAACCTGAGGACCTCCCGAATGTGAGCTTTGCGGACATCAAGCCCGTAACCGCTGGAAAAGTGGATCAGGCGGCAGCATTCGATCACCCGCCGCGCATACTGCTTCTCTATGGATCTTTACGGGAGCGGTCCTATAGCCGATTGCTGGTTGAAGAAGCTGCCCGCCTGTTGACGGCTTTCGGGGCGGAAACCCGGATCTTCAACCCTTCAGGATTGCCGTTGCCAGATGATGCCGATGCAAGTCATCCCAAAGTGGCTGAACTGCGGGATCTGAGCATTTGGTCGGAGGCTCAGGTGTGGTGTTCGCCCGAACGCCACGGCGCTATGACAGGCATCTTGAAAACTCAAATCGACTGGATCCCGTTGAGCACCGGGGCCGTCCGTCCAACACAAGGCAAAACACTAGCTTTGATGCAAGTCTCGGGTGGGTCCCAGTCTTTCAATGCTGTTAACCAGATGCGGATCCTTGGCCGCTGGATGCGGATGGTCACGATACCGAACCAATCCTCGGTTCCGAAGGCGTATACCCAGTTTGATGATGACGGACGCATGCTGCCATCACCACTCTACGACCGTATTGTGGACGTCATGGAAGAGCTGATGAAGTTCACACTGTTGGTGCGCGGGCGGTCTGACTATTTGGTGGATCGATATTCTGAACGTAAGTCTGATCGGCAGAAACAGGGAGCAGCCTAGCCAAACTGTATCAGGAACCTTGAACAGCGACCGGTGTTCCAAAGGAAGCGTCGGTCGGTAAACTGTTACTGCTTTCCATGTCAGATTTCGCAGATTTGACGAAGGCTTTCTGCGGCCCGCTAGAATTTGTGGCTGGGTCTGAACCCGGTTTTGCAGATTGTGTCGCCCATGTCTTTTTCACTGAGCGAATCTTGGCTGTCATATCGGCTTGAACGGTTTCATGAACCTTTACGTCATCAGGTTTGCCGTACAGATACCCTTGGATCAGATCGCAACCGGCGGCGCGAAGCAAAATGGCTTGCTCTTCGGTTTCAACACCTTCTGCGGTGATGGTGACATTCAAAGACCTGCCAAGACCGACGATTGACGTAACAATTGCATCCGTGCTGGCTTCCTTGCCAAGATCTTGGATGAAGGCCTTGTCGATCTTGATCTTGTCGAACGGGAACAGGCTCAAATAGCTTAGCGATGAGTAACCGGTGCCGAAGTCGTCCATGGCGATTGAAACGCCCATATCGCGGATTTGCCGGAGCGTGTGGACGACGGAATCAGTATTGGAAATGAGCAAGCTCTCAGTGATTTCAATTTCAAGACGTTTCGGGTCCAGGCCTGAGCTCTGAAGGGCGCGCGCCACGCGCTTTTGTATGTCGCCGGCTGCGAACTGGGCAGGGGACATGTTGATTGCTACCCGCCGATTGGAGTTGGGCCACAGCGCAGCTTCCCTGCAAGCTTGCTCCAAGACCCAATTGCCAATGTCTTCGATCAGGCCCGTGTCTTCTGCAATCGGAATGAACGAATCCGGGCGCATCATGCCCTTGGTGGGATGCTCCCAGCGGATCAGTGCTTCATATCCCTTCAATGAGCCATCACTCAGAGCGTATTGAGGCTGATACTTGAGTTTCAACTGATCGAACTTGAGAGCCTTGACCAGACCCTGTTCGATCTCTTTTCGTTTCTGAGCTTCCGCATCCAAGTCCTGTGTGTACCAGCAGAACGTGGACCGACCTTCGTGTTTTGCGCGGTAAAGTGCGAGGTCTGCGCAGTGAAGCAAACGTGAGGAGCGCCAAGATCCATCGGTGGCCCGCGCCAATCCGATGGACAAGGATATTTTGATTTCCCGGCCGTCGATATTGCAGGGCGGATCTGTGGCACTGATCATGTCAGCTGCCAAACGTGCCATGCGGCCAGTATCCGAGACCGAGGTTAGCATGACGGCGAACTCGTCCCCTGACAGACGCGCAACCAGATGCCCGCTGAAGACCGATTTCAAACGGTCCGCAATGATCTGCAGAAAAACATCTCCAATCCCGTGGCCATGGGTGTCATTGATTTCCTTGAACTTGTCCACGTCGATGATCATGACACCGATGTTCGATGCCTTCGCCTGGGCAAAACGGAGCGCTTCACTCAAACGTGCATTGAAGACGGCCCGGTTCGGCAACCCGGTTAACGTGTCATGATGCGCCAGGTACTGAATGTTTTTGCTGGTCTGCAGTTGTTCGCGAAAGCGCATCCAGAGCAGAATGCCGGCGAACAAAAAGGATATGAGACACAAGCCTCCGATTGCCGCACTCACTGAAAAGAGCAGGGGTACAAGGCTTTTCATGATAGTCGCTGTGCTTACCAGGGCAATCAGACTGCGCGAATTCGCATCCTTGGCCGGATACACGATGACTGCTTTGTTCCCGAATTTCCCGACTGTATTCATGTCGGGAATGGCCAGAATTCGAGGTGAACTCAAAGCCGCGACCTTTGCATCTGTCAGGGTCTGCGGCGCCAGGAAGAGGTTTTTCTCCTCCCACTCGGGCGATGCCCAGGCAGCAGACTGCGGCCCTTCGCGGGTTTCCATGGCAGATGGCAAGATGGAAAAGTGAAGGACTCCGGCCGGCGCATGACCGGATTGCAACGAATTCTGTAACGTATCGACTTGTTCGTGATACGCGTTTGATCGCCCATCACTTGTCAACGTCATACGCAGGCCATCGAGGGTCTGCGGCAAGACTGCTGTGTCCCGGACCTCACGCGGCTGTAAGGTGTCGTAGACCGTATCCGCCCACGCAGCATAGGTCTGTTCCAAGCCCTTAACCAGGAGCCAATGGGTCAATAGCCGATTGCTCGCGTAGACGCCTGCAGCCAGAAGCATTACCAGCGACATGGATATCAAAAATATAACAATGTTACTTCTGACAAATGACGTGGCCATTCAGCTCGGCACCATTTCGGATAAACGGTTGCGCTAAAGTAGGGCAAAAGTCTTTAACCATCATGAATCTCATTGTTTTCCAACAATACAGCGAGCTTGCGTCAAAAAGCAGGTTGTTAGGTGATCCCAATGCCTAGAATAGGCAGGGTTTCGAGGCCAGCTAGCCAAAGCCCCGATGTGCAGTTAGAAGGGTTTTGAAGTCGATCCCGGCGATTCCAGCTGCTCCGGGTTTGGGCTGAATGATCGGCAATCGAACCCTCAAGGGAGTTTAAGTGTGAGCGTCTGGAGCAGCATCGGAAGCATAGTCGGTGCGATTGGAACTGGCGGAGCGCAGATTGTTGACAGGCTTGTTCAGCTTGTGTTGGCTCGGCCTGAGGGTGTGAACACAGTCGGTTTCACTGTGGCAATGATTGCGCTTTCAGCAAAAATGGCAAAGGCTGACGGCGTTGTAACTGCCGACGAAGTGATTGCCTTTCGGGAACTCTTCGATGTGCCCCCGAGCGAAGAAAAGAACGTCGCGCGGTTGTTTAATCTCGCTCAGGAAGATATCGCGGGTTTTGACGTTTACGCCAAAAAACTCGCTGACCTCTTCCCTTATGACCGGAAGACACTGCTTGATATTTTGGATGGCCTTTTTCACATTGCCAAAGCTGACGGCGTCGTGCACCAGAGCGAAATAAGCTACCTTTCGGAAGTGGCTAAGGTTTTTGGACTGGATGATCGTGAGTTTTCCAAAGCACTTGCCCGCCATGTCCGCAAAGACGGGGATCCTTACGAAGTCTTGGGAATTGGTGCGCAGGCCAGCGATGCTGAATTGAAAGCTCACTACCGGCGGGAAG
This window of the Roseibium alexandrii DFL-11 genome carries:
- a CDS encoding winged helix DNA-binding protein, with the translated sequence MTERPKPNSDAQIGPVVSAAHLASGAMPALSEIEFAVTMMVNAYHRWMVRCMAASGSEGLGPLDVLVLHSVNHRGRAKTLSDICLVLNIEDTHTVTYALKKLEKAGLITSGRRGKEKTAEITPEGETACMEYRRLREALLVEPMKALGLDESELSRLAATLRLVSGNYDQAARAAAAM
- a CDS encoding ArsR/SmtB family transcription factor — its product is MALGALAQEDRLAAFRLLMMEGDQGLPSGAIAERLDVAPTRMSFHLATLEKAGLLNTRREGRHIHYSVDYLRMRSLLGFLIEDCCGNNPDICCFPISAPNQETH
- the arsC gene encoding arsenate reductase (glutaredoxin) (This arsenate reductase requires both glutathione and glutaredoxin to convert arsenate to arsenite, after which the efflux transporter formed by ArsA and ArsB can extrude the arsenite from the cell, providing resistance.); protein product: MTITIYHNPKCGTSRNTLEMIRKAGVDPVVIEYLKTPPSRDELVNLIARMEISVRDLLRQKGTPFDELGLGDEKWTDDQLIDFMMEHPILINRPVVVSDKGVRLCRPSERVVDLLPVDIGAFTKEDGEVVNAGSTNV
- the arsH gene encoding arsenical resistance protein ArsH; amino-acid sequence: MFDGKPEDLPNVSFADIKPVTAGKVDQAAAFDHPPRILLLYGSLRERSYSRLLVEEAARLLTAFGAETRIFNPSGLPLPDDADASHPKVAELRDLSIWSEAQVWCSPERHGAMTGILKTQIDWIPLSTGAVRPTQGKTLALMQVSGGSQSFNAVNQMRILGRWMRMVTIPNQSSVPKAYTQFDDDGRMLPSPLYDRIVDVMEELMKFTLLVRGRSDYLVDRYSERKSDRQKQGAA
- a CDS encoding putative bifunctional diguanylate cyclase/phosphodiesterase, whose product is MSLVMLLAAGVYASNRLLTHWLLVKGLEQTYAAWADTVYDTLQPREVRDTAVLPQTLDGLRMTLTSDGRSNAYHEQVDTLQNSLQSGHAPAGVLHFSILPSAMETREGPQSAAWASPEWEEKNLFLAPQTLTDAKVAALSSPRILAIPDMNTVGKFGNKAVIVYPAKDANSRSLIALVSTATIMKSLVPLLFSVSAAIGGLCLISFLFAGILLWMRFREQLQTSKNIQYLAHHDTLTGLPNRAVFNARLSEALRFAQAKASNIGVMIIDVDKFKEINDTHGHGIGDVFLQIIADRLKSVFSGHLVARLSGDEFAVMLTSVSDTGRMARLAADMISATDPPCNIDGREIKISLSIGLARATDGSWRSSRLLHCADLALYRAKHEGRSTFCWYTQDLDAEAQKRKEIEQGLVKALKFDQLKLKYQPQYALSDGSLKGYEALIRWEHPTKGMMRPDSFIPIAEDTGLIEDIGNWVLEQACREAALWPNSNRRVAINMSPAQFAAGDIQKRVARALQSSGLDPKRLEIEITESLLISNTDSVVHTLRQIRDMGVSIAMDDFGTGYSSLSYLSLFPFDKIKIDKAFIQDLGKEASTDAIVTSIVGLGRSLNVTITAEGVETEEQAILLRAAGCDLIQGYLYGKPDDVKVHETVQADMTAKIRSVKKTWATQSAKPGSDPATNSSGPQKAFVKSAKSDMESSNSLPTDASFGTPVAVQGS
- a CDS encoding J domain-containing protein — protein: MSVWSSIGSIVGAIGTGGAQIVDRLVQLVLARPEGVNTVGFTVAMIALSAKMAKADGVVTADEVIAFRELFDVPPSEEKNVARLFNLAQEDIAGFDVYAKKLADLFPYDRKTLLDILDGLFHIAKADGVVHQSEISYLSEVAKVFGLDDREFSKALARHVRKDGDPYEVLGIGAQASDAELKAHYRREVQETHPDRLIARGVPEEFVRIANDRLAALNEAWAQICAERGI